GTGGGACCTCGCGCACATCGGCAGCCAGGAAGAACTGTGGCTGGTCCGCGACGTCGGCGGCCGGGAACCGCTGCGGCCGGACATCGACGACCTCTACGACGCCTTCCAGCACGCCCGCGCGGACCGTCCGTCGCTTCCGCTGCTCGGCCCGGCCGAGGCCCGCGCGTACGTGAAGGAAGTGCGCGAAAAGGCGTTCGACGTCCTGGAAACCGCGCCGCTGGAGGGCCGCCGGCTTACCGAGAGCGCGTTCGCCTTCGGCATGATCACCCAGCACGAGCAGCAGCACGACGAGACCATGCTGGCCACCCACCAGCTGCGCAAGGGCGAACCGGTGCTGCACGCCCCGGAGCCGCCGCGCGCGCCCGCCCGGAAGCTGCCCGCCGAGGTGCTCGTGCCCGGCGGCCGGTTCACCATGGGCACCACCGCCGAACCGTGGGCGCTGGACAACGAACGCCCGGCGCACGAGGTCGACGTGCCCGCCTTCGTCCTCGACACCACCCCAGTCACCTGCGGCGCGTACGTCGAGTTCCTGGACTCCGGCGGCTACCAGGACCAGCGGTTCTGGAGCGAGCCCGGCTGGGCGTACCGGCAGGAGCACGACATCATCGCGCCCCGGTTCTGGCGCCGCGAACCGGACGGCTGGTGGCGCACCCGCTTCGGCGTGCGCGAACGCGTCCCGCAGA
The nucleotide sequence above comes from Amycolatopsis sp. AA4. Encoded proteins:
- the egtB gene encoding ergothioneine biosynthesis protein EgtB — protein: MSTIPEQNPLLELSPQDLRAHAAAALTRARERSVALTDAVDDEDLVRQHSKLMSPLVWDLAHIGSQEELWLVRDVGGREPLRPDIDDLYDAFQHARADRPSLPLLGPAEARAYVKEVREKAFDVLETAPLEGRRLTESAFAFGMITQHEQQHDETMLATHQLRKGEPVLHAPEPPRAPARKLPAEVLVPGGRFTMGTTAEPWALDNERPAHEVDVPAFVLDTTPVTCGAYVEFLDSGGYQDQRFWSEPGWAYRQEHDIIAPRFWRREPDGWWRTRFGVRERVPQNEPVVHVSYYEAEAYARWAGKRLPTEAEWEKAARYDPASGRSRRFPWGDEEPTAEHANLGQRHLRPAEAGAYPAGASPLGVHQLIGDVWEWTSTDFHGYPGFSAFPYREYSEVFFGPEYKILRGGSFGTDAAAIRGTFRNWDYPIRRQIFSGFRCARDPRPGEAG